CGACGGAGACGCTTATGGAGATGCTGGTTACCTATCTCGTGCCGCTGGCCGGATTGCTGGCCCTGCTCTATGCGTTTGTGCGCACGCGCTGGATCAGCCGCCAGGACCCCGGCACGCCAGAAATGCAACAGATTGCGGCGGCTATTGCCGAAGGCGCACGGGCGTTCCTTCGGCGGGAATACCGGGTGTTAAGCATTTTCGTGATCGTGGTGGCCATTCTACTGGCCATTTTTAATGCCCGGCAACCCGGTTCCTCCTGGCTGATTGCCCTTTCGTTTGTGGTCGGCGCGGTTTGTTCGGCCACGGCCGGCTTTATTGGCATGACGGTTGCTACCCGGGCCAATGTGCGCACGACGAACGCTGCCCGGACGGGACTGGGACCGGCGCTTAACGTAGCCTTCTCGGGAGGGCTTGTCATGGGACTGAGCGTTGTGGGGCTGGGATTGCTGGGGCTCAGCTTGCTCTTTCTGTTCTATTCAGAGGTGCTGGCCTGGGATTATCTCAAGGTTATCAACGTTATTTCAGGCTTTTCGCTGGGCGCTTCTTCGATTGCCCTGTTTGCACGCGTGGGCGGCGGCATCTATACAAAAGCAGCCGATGTAGGAGCTGACCTGGCCGGCAAAGTCTATGAAGGCATTCCCGAAGACGACCCGCGCAACCCCGCTACGATTGCAGACAATGTGGGCGACAACGTCGGCGACGTGGCCGGAATGGGCGCCGACCTGTTCGAAAGCTACGTGGGGTCGATCATCGGGACCATTGTGCTGGGCGCTTCGTTTGTGCCCGTCTTCCAACAGATGTCCGGTGTGCACCCGCTGGCAGGCGTACTGCTGCCCATGATTCTGGCAGGAGCGGGCATTGTTGTTTCGATTATTGGGGCCTTTTTCGTAAAGGTTAAAGAGGGCGGCAACCCCCAGAAGGCGCTGAATCAGGGTGAGTTCGGCGCCGCTTTTGTAATGGCTGTACTGGCCTACTTCATCATTCAGTGGATGCTGCCTGAGGCCTGGACGGCCGAAAGCCCGCTTATTCCGTTTACGAACTACACCGCCACCGGCGTTTACTGGGCCGTGCTGATCGGGTTGGCGGCTGGCGTGCTGATCGGGCTCATTACCGAGTATTACACGTCTACGCATACCAAACCCACGCTCCTTATCGCCCGGCAGAGCGTCACGGGTGCCGCAACGAACATCATTGCCGGCCTGAGCGTGGGCATGCTCTCGACCGGATTGCCCGCTCTGGTGTTGGCCCTGGGCATCATTGGTGCCTATGCGGCAGCCGGACTCTACGGCATTGCCATTGCGGCGCTGGGAATGCTTTCGGTCACAGGCATTCAGCTTGCCGTTGATGCCTATGGACCGATTTCAGATAATGCAGGCGGCATCGCTGAAATGGCCCACCTGCCTCCTGAGGTGCGTGAGCGGACCGACAAGCTGGATGCTGTGGGCAATACGACGGCTGCCATCGGAAAAGGATTCGCTATTGGTTCGGCCGCGTTGACAGCCCTGGCGCTGTTTGCAGCGTACATGCAACAGGCCCATGTGCCTACCATTGACGTATCGCAGCCCAATATTCTGGCAGGTGTGCTGCTGGGAGCCGTTTTGCCCTTTGTGTTCAGTGCGCTGGCTATGAGCGCTGTAGGCCGCGCAGCCTCCGACATGATCAAAGAAGTGGGACGCCAATTCCGGGAAATTCCAGGACTCCGGGAAGGTAAAGCCCGCGCCGAGTATGCGCGCTGCGTGGACATTTCAACGAAAGCCGCTATTCGGGAGATGGTATTGCCCGGACTACTGGCCGTGTCGGCGCCCGTGATCGTGGGACTTATCGACAAGAACATGCTGGGCGGCCTGCTGGCTGGTGTGACGGTGTCGGGTGTGCTGCTGGCCATCTTCCAGGCCAACGCTGGCGGCGCCTGGGACAATGCGAAAAAGCGGATTGAAGCAGGCCTGGAAATTGACGGCGTGCACTACGGTAAAGGCAGTGACGCCCACAAAGCGGCGGTCGTAGGCGATACGGTCGGCGATCCGCTGAAGGATACCTCCGGCCCCAGCCTGAACATCCTGATCAAGTTGATTGCCGTAGTTGCGCTGGTTATTGCACCGCTGCTGGCTTGAGCCGTGAGCGCCAGACAGCCAACCCGGCGTCTCCCGTCTGGGACGCCGGGTTTTTTTACAGCGATATGCGCGAGCGGGCAAGCGGGTGCGTTGTGACAAACCTTCGCAAATTCTTGTCGAGGAACCGTCGGGGAAGGGCTTCCCTTTTCATGAAACGGTTACCGTATATTACCCAGGGTCGAAAAACAGGAAAAAAAGCCTGACGATAACCATGGCACGGGTTGAAGTGGTTATGCCCAAGATGGGCGAGAGCATTACAGAGGGGACGGTAGTGGCGTGGTTGAAGCAGCCGGGGGAGCGGGTGGAGGCGGACGAGCCGTTGCTGGAGATTGGGACGGACAAGGTTGACACGGAGGTTCCTTCGCCGGCTTCGGGGGTGTTGCAGGAGATTCTGGTTCCGGAAGGCGAAACCGTCGCGGTCGGTACCGTCCTGGCCGTTATCGAAACGGAAGCAGAAGCAGCCCCCGAGGCCGCACCGACGACGCCGGCTCCAGAAGCTGCGGCAGCGGAAGCACCTGAGGCGCCGCCCGCCCAGACAACACCCTCTCCCGAAGCTGGGGAGGGCGAGATCGTAGAGGTTGTGATGCCCAAGATGGGCGAGAGCATTACAGAGGGGACGGTAGTGGCGTGGTTGAAGCAGCCGGGGGAGCGGGTGGAGGCGGACGAGCCGTTGCTGGAGATTGGGACGGACAAGGTTGACACGGAGGTTCCTTCGCCGGCTTCGGGGGTGTTGCAGGAGATTCTGGTTCCGGAAGGCGAAACCGTCGCGGTCGGTACCGTCCTGGCCCGTATTGCAACGGGCGCGCCAGCTGCTACCACACCTCGCGAGGCACCGACTGCCCCAACCAGAGCGCCTCAACCGACGCCTGAACCGGCCGCGCCACCGCAGCCAACGCCTTCCGGTGATGGCGCTCCGGCTACGGCCCGGGCACCTATCCCTCGTCGCGGACCAGACGGGCGCTTTTACTCGCCGCTGGTGCGCTCTATTGCCGAAAAGGAAGGCTTGACGCTGGAAGAACTGGCCTCTATTCCCGGTAGCGGTCGAGGCGGACGCGTGACGAAGCGAGATGTGCTCCAGTATCTGGAGCAACGCCGCCAGCGGGTGCAGCAACCGGCTGCGCGACCTGCCGAGCCGCGTCCGGCTGCGCCGCCTCGTCCTCCTGCTCCAGAACGCCCGGCTGCACCGCCTCCGACGCCGCAGGTGGCCGCTGGCACCTACGAGGGCCGCGTCGAGATTATCGAAATGGATCGGATGCGGCAGCTCATCGCCGAGCACATGGTGCGCTCGAAGCACACCTCGCCCCATGTAACCTCCTTCGCTGAAGTCGATGTAACCAACCTGGTGCGGGTGCGCGAGCGCAACAAAGAGCGTTTTGAGCAGCGGGAGGGCGTGCGGCTGACCTACCTGCCGTTCTTTGTGCAGGCGGTTGTGGAAGCATTAAAAGAGCATCCCTGGCTGAACGCTTCGGTAGAAGGCACGCGCATTATCGTCAAAAAAGACTATCACATTGGGCTTGCCGTGGCGCTGGGCAGGACAGGCCTGGTGGTGCCGGTTATTCGAAATGCAGGACAGAAAAATCTGGTGGGGCTGGCGCACGCCATTGCCGACCTGGTGCATCGCGCCCGCAACAAACAACTACAACCTGACGAGCTGCAGGGAGGCACCTTTACCATCACCAATGTGGGGTCGCTGGGTTCGTTGATGGGCACGCCCATCATCAATCAGCCGCAGGTAGCGATTCTGGCAACCGGGGCCATTAAAAAGCGACCGGTCGTCATTGAGCATCCGGAGCTGGGCGATGTGATTGCGATTCGGCATATGATGTATCTCTCGCTGTCGTACGACCACCGGATCATCGACGGTGCCATGGCAGCCTCCTTCCTGCGGAAGGTAACGGAAGTGCTCGAATCCATTGATCCTGCCATGGAGTTGTAGCGCAGGCGTCAACAGTTGTTAACGGATCATTACATTTAGGCCGGGGGATTCAGCCAGTTACGGCGTTAGTTTTCCTGGTTCAACTGTTGGGTGAGGGAGCCCCGGCCGTATGGAGCAAGCCGTTGTTTGGCCGTCGTTGTTGCAACATTTGCCGGTAGCGGCTGCGCTCATGGATGAAGCGCTCTGCTACCGAGCGGTCAATCCCCAATGGTGCCAGACGTTTGCGTTGGCGGCCGAGGAGGTAGTGGGAAGGCCCCACCTGATGCTTTTTGAAGATGCCGGAGGATACTGGCCGCAGGCTATCCGGCGGGTGCTGCAGGGAGAAGTCGTGGAGGGCGAGGAGATGAGCCTGCGGCGTCGGGGCGGCCCCACCTTCTGGGTGCGCTGGTGGGCACGGGCCTGTCCGATGGACGAAAAACGTGGCGTGATCCTGGTGTTTGAGGATCAGACAGAGATGCATCGGACCCGTGAAGCCCTGGAAGCTTCCCGACGACTGCTAACCCGTATTCTTTCCTGTTCGCTCGAAGGCATTATGGTACTGCGTCCGGTGTATCATCCGGACGGTGACGTGATTGATTTCGTCTGGTTGCTGGCCAACCCCCGAGCCCATGCCCTGCTGCAGCAATCTGATTTAGATGGTCGTCGGCTCCGCGAAACGCTGCCGGAGGAGATCTTACCCGGCTTTTTCGAGGCCTGCGTGCGCGTTGTGCAGCGCGGCGAGCCTTTTCAGCAAACGTTTCGTCTGGCGCAAACCAGACAGCCGATATGGCTGGAAATGACGGCCACCCGCCTCGACGAAGGGGTGGCCGTCATCTTTCGGGATGTCACGAAAGCCCGGGCAGCAGAAGAAAAACTCCGGGAGCGAGAACGCCTTTTCCGGTTGCTGGCCGAGAACATGACCGATCTGGTGGCCCTGCATGACGCCGCCGGGCGTTTCGTGTACGTCAGCCCTTCGGCTACCCGGATCGTTGGTTATGCACCAGAAGAGCTGATCGGCCAACAGCCAGAACAATTCTGGCATCCGGAAGACCGGGGACGGTTCCGGTCGCTTGTAGCCCAACTGGCTGAGGATGATCAGCCCGCTGTTCTGGTTTATCGCTTCCGACACAAACAGGGAGGGTACCGCTGGCTCGAAACGCACGTGCGTGTCATTCGAAACGCCGCAGGCCAGCCAGAGCAACTCCAGAGCAGCTCACGGGACGTAACCGACCGAGTGCAAACAGAAGAAACGCTCCAGCAGCGAAACCGCGAGTTGCAGGAGTTTGCCTACATTGCATCGCATGATCTGCAGGAACCCCTCCGAAAGGTGCGGGCCTTTGCTGAGCTGCTCAAGGAAGAGTACGCATCGTTGCTGGATGACGAAGGACGTTACTATGTGGATCGCATGCAGGACGCCGCAACGCGCATGTCCCAGCTTATCGAAGATCTGCTGACCTGGTCGCGCATTACCACACGAGCAAGGCCTTTTGAACGCGTCGATCTGCATGCGGTGCTGCAACAGGTGCTGGCAGACCTGGAAGTGCGCATCGCCGAGACCGGAGCGCAGGTGCACGTCGAAGGGCATTGGCCTGTTGTCGAAGCCGATCCGACGCAAATGCGCCAGTTACTTCAAAACCTGATCGGAAACGCCTTGAAGTTTCATCATCCCAATCGCCCCCCCGAAGTCTGGCTGCGGTCGCGCCTGGAGGACGCTCCGTCGGGAACGCTGTGCGTCATCGAAGTGCAGGATAACGGGATTGGGTTTGATGAGAAGTATCTGGACCGTATCTTCTCTCCGTTCCAGCGACTACACGGGCGAGGGCGCTATGCCGGTACAGGAATGGGCCTGGCCATCTGCCGGCGTATTGTCGAGCGGCATCATGGACAACTGACCGCTCGCAGCCGACCCGATGAAGGGGCAACCTTTACCGTAGTGCTTCCCCTGACGCAGTCCTGACGGTAGATGCATGAGCAACGCAGAGCCCATTATCATTCTGCTGGCCGATGATGATCCTGATGATCGCCTGTTGACGATCCGGGCGCTCAAGCGGAGCCGTCTGCGTAATGAAATCTATACCGTTGAGGATGGAGAAGAGTTGATGGATTATCTCTATCGCCGCGGGCCCTATGCCGATCCAAGCCGCTCTCCTCGTCCAGGACTGATTCTACTGGACTTAAACATGCCGCGTAAGGATGGACGAGAGGCGCTGCAAGAAATCAAGTCAGATCCAGCTCTTCGGCGCATTCCTATTGTCGTGCTGACAACTTCCGACGCAGAAGCCGACATTTTGCGTAGCTACGATCTGGGCGTTAATGCTTTTATTACGAAACCGGTTACCTTTGATGGACTGGTGCGCGCGTTGCAGGTGCTGGGCGACTTCTGGTTTGAAATTGTGCGGCTTCCTCCCCCTGTGGATCAGGCCTGATCATGGCGACACCCCTGGACATTTTACTGGTTGAGGATGACGAGGATGACTATCACATTGTGCGTCGGCTCCTGAGCCGCGCTACAACCATTCAGTGCACGCTCCACTGGCGCTCAAGCTATGAAGAGGGATTGGCAGCCCTTCGAGAACGACCGTTCGACGTCTGCCTGATCGACTACCGCCTGGGCGCTCATGATGGCCTGGCGCTTTTGCGGACAATCCGTTGTGAAGGACTCACGCTACCGGTCATTTTGCTAACCGGCCAGGGAGACCTGCAGGTAGATCTGGAGGCCATGGCTGCGGGCGCCTGGGATTATCTGATCAAGGGGCAGATTGATGCGCAGCAACTGGAACGTTCGATTCGCTACGCCGTCGAGCGCCATCGGGCCGAAGAGCGCATCCGAGAGCAGGCCGCTCTGTTGG
This DNA window, taken from Rhodothermus profundi, encodes the following:
- the sucB gene encoding 2-oxoglutarate dehydrogenase, E2 component, dihydrolipoamide succinyltransferase — encoded protein: MARVEVVMPKMGESITEGTVVAWLKQPGERVEADEPLLEIGTDKVDTEVPSPASGVLQEILVPEGETVAVGTVLAVIETEAEAAPEAAPTTPAPEAAAAEAPEAPPAQTTPSPEAGEGEIVEVVMPKMGESITEGTVVAWLKQPGERVEADEPLLEIGTDKVDTEVPSPASGVLQEILVPEGETVAVGTVLARIATGAPAATTPREAPTAPTRAPQPTPEPAAPPQPTPSGDGAPATARAPIPRRGPDGRFYSPLVRSIAEKEGLTLEELASIPGSGRGGRVTKRDVLQYLEQRRQRVQQPAARPAEPRPAAPPRPPAPERPAAPPPTPQVAAGTYEGRVEIIEMDRMRQLIAEHMVRSKHTSPHVTSFAEVDVTNLVRVRERNKERFEQREGVRLTYLPFFVQAVVEALKEHPWLNASVEGTRIIVKKDYHIGLAVALGRTGLVVPVIRNAGQKNLVGLAHAIADLVHRARNKQLQPDELQGGTFTITNVGSLGSLMGTPIINQPQVAILATGAIKKRPVVIEHPELGDVIAIRHMMYLSLSYDHRIIDGAMAASFLRKVTEVLESIDPAMEL
- a CDS encoding sodium-translocating pyrophosphatase, whose amino-acid sequence is MEMLVTYLVPLAGLLALLYAFVRTRWISRQDPGTPEMQQIAAAIAEGARAFLRREYRVLSIFVIVVAILLAIFNARQPGSSWLIALSFVVGAVCSATAGFIGMTVATRANVRTTNAARTGLGPALNVAFSGGLVMGLSVVGLGLLGLSLLFLFYSEVLAWDYLKVINVISGFSLGASSIALFARVGGGIYTKAADVGADLAGKVYEGIPEDDPRNPATIADNVGDNVGDVAGMGADLFESYVGSIIGTIVLGASFVPVFQQMSGVHPLAGVLLPMILAGAGIVVSIIGAFFVKVKEGGNPQKALNQGEFGAAFVMAVLAYFIIQWMLPEAWTAESPLIPFTNYTATGVYWAVLIGLAAGVLIGLITEYYTSTHTKPTLLIARQSVTGAATNIIAGLSVGMLSTGLPALVLALGIIGAYAAAGLYGIAIAALGMLSVTGIQLAVDAYGPISDNAGGIAEMAHLPPEVRERTDKLDAVGNTTAAIGKGFAIGSAALTALALFAAYMQQAHVPTIDVSQPNILAGVLLGAVLPFVFSALAMSAVGRAASDMIKEVGRQFREIPGLREGKARAEYARCVDISTKAAIREMVLPGLLAVSAPVIVGLIDKNMLGGLLAGVTVSGVLLAIFQANAGGAWDNAKKRIEAGLEIDGVHYGKGSDAHKAAVVGDTVGDPLKDTSGPSLNILIKLIAVVALVIAPLLA
- a CDS encoding PAS domain-containing sensor histidine kinase: MEQAVVWPSLLQHLPVAAALMDEALCYRAVNPQWCQTFALAAEEVVGRPHLMLFEDAGGYWPQAIRRVLQGEVVEGEEMSLRRRGGPTFWVRWWARACPMDEKRGVILVFEDQTEMHRTREALEASRRLLTRILSCSLEGIMVLRPVYHPDGDVIDFVWLLANPRAHALLQQSDLDGRRLRETLPEEILPGFFEACVRVVQRGEPFQQTFRLAQTRQPIWLEMTATRLDEGVAVIFRDVTKARAAEEKLRERERLFRLLAENMTDLVALHDAAGRFVYVSPSATRIVGYAPEELIGQQPEQFWHPEDRGRFRSLVAQLAEDDQPAVLVYRFRHKQGGYRWLETHVRVIRNAAGQPEQLQSSSRDVTDRVQTEETLQQRNRELQEFAYIASHDLQEPLRKVRAFAELLKEEYASLLDDEGRYYVDRMQDAATRMSQLIEDLLTWSRITTRARPFERVDLHAVLQQVLADLEVRIAETGAQVHVEGHWPVVEADPTQMRQLLQNLIGNALKFHHPNRPPEVWLRSRLEDAPSGTLCVIEVQDNGIGFDEKYLDRIFSPFQRLHGRGRYAGTGMGLAICRRIVERHHGQLTARSRPDEGATFTVVLPLTQS
- a CDS encoding response regulator, with product MSNAEPIIILLADDDPDDRLLTIRALKRSRLRNEIYTVEDGEELMDYLYRRGPYADPSRSPRPGLILLDLNMPRKDGREALQEIKSDPALRRIPIVVLTTSDAEADILRSYDLGVNAFITKPVTFDGLVRALQVLGDFWFEIVRLPPPVDQA